A window from Mangifera indica cultivar Alphonso chromosome 2, CATAS_Mindica_2.1, whole genome shotgun sequence encodes these proteins:
- the LOC123208942 gene encoding dynein regulatory complex subunit 3 encodes MTRLTTDQILKDNRTRDPDSITSLTLTHKALSDVSCLSDFRNLERLDLGFNNLTSLEGLKSCVNLKWLSVVQNKLQSLKGIEGLSKLTVLNGGKNKLRSMGEVRSLGSLRALILNDNEIVTICSLDQMKELNTLVLSRNPICEIGESLLKMKSITKLSLSNCQVQSVGYSLKSCAELKELRLAHNDIKALPAELANNKKLQNLDLGNNLITRWSDLKVLKSLVSLRNLNLQGNPIAENDKIAKKVRKSLPNLHIFNARPIDKDTKNDKGDMINEVDDDSKSSAKKTKVHSAEKRGHIKEMNSEGHVTGQNEDSHPNIPNNLGMGKDLKRKRNDKSDKLLKKEIRCNKDDSSVEKKIKKKSKENKHEKREGYLNGSRNVDTEKELEQNINKTTDKFSKKEVPVNVDSEGVENKKKKRLEEQGELAVIDDAETSFVELFSADIVENPKFDGEHKMVDETLRLKSVDGSVASSGKRKKSKNKGMAATFKLSEEFEVGLGGPSTWGDD; translated from the exons ATGACGCGTCTGACGACTGACCAAATTCTCAAGGACAACCGGACTCGCGACCCCGACTCCATTACAtctctcactctcactcacAAAGCTCTCTCCGAT GTTTCTTGCTTGAGTGATTTCAGGAACTTGGAGCGACTTGACTTGGGCTTCAACAACCTCACTTCTCTTGAG GGGTTGAAATCTTGCGTGAATTTGAAATGGTTATCTGTTGTACAAAACAAATTGCAAAGCTTGAAAGGAATTGAAGGACTTTCTAAGCTCACT GTGCTAAATGGCGGCAAAAATAAGCTAAGGTCAATGGGTGAGGTCAGGTCCCTTGGCAGCTTACGTGCTCTAATATTGAATG ACAATGAGATTGTTACCATTTGTAGCCTTGATCAAATGAAGGAGTTGAATACACTAG TTCTTTCAAGAAATCCAATCTGTGAAATTGGTGAATCTCTGCTTAAGATGAAATCTATAACAAAG CTCTCTCTTTCTAATTGCCAAGTTCAGAGTGTTGGTTATTCTCTCAAGTCCTGTGCTGAGCTGAAAGAACTCAGACTTGCTCACAATGATATTAAA GCACTCCCAGCTGAGTTGGCTAATAATAAGAAGCTCCAAAATTTGGACTTGGGAAATAACTTGATCACCAGATGGTCAGACTTGAAG GTGCTAAAATCCTTGGTTAGCTTGAGAAACCTCAATCTACAAGGCAACCCCATagctgaaaatgataaaatagcAAAGAAG GTAAGAAAATCATTGCCAAACTTACATATTTTTAATGCTAGACCGATAGATAAAGACACCAAAAATGATAAGGGAGACATGATCAATGAAGTTGATGATGATTCAAAGAGTTCtgctaaaaaaacaaaagttcaTTCAGCAGAGAAAAGAGGTCACATCAAGGAAATGAACTCTGAAGGACATGTCACAGGCCAAAATGAGGACAGCCATCCGAATATTCCTAATAATCTTGGTATGGGAAAAGATTTAAAGCGTAAAAGGAATGACAAAAGTGACAAACTCTTGAAGAAAGAAATTCGGTGCAATAAAGATGATTCAtctgttgaaaaaaaaataaaaaagaagtcaaaagaaaacaaacatgaAAAGAGAGAAGGGTATCTAAATGGTTCCAGAAATGTTGATACGGAGAAAGAACTGGAGCAGAATATAAACAAAACCACCGACAAGTTCTCAAAGAAAGAAGTACCTGTCAATGTTGATAGTGAGggagttgaaaataaaaaaaagaagaggttAGAGGAACAAGGTGAACTTGCTGTGATCGATGATGCAGAAACTTCTTTTGTAGAGCTTTTTTCTGCAGATATTGttgaaaatccaaaatttgatGGTGAACACAAGATGGTTGATGAAACTTTACGGTTGAAGTCAGTGGATGGCTCAGTTGCCTCTTCTggtaagagaaagaaaagtaaaaacaagGGTATGGCAGCTACATTTAAGTTGTCTGAAGAATTTGAAGTTGGATTGGGAGGGCCATCAACATGGGGTGATGACTGA
- the LOC123209751 gene encoding ruvB-like protein 1 — MDKMNIEEVQSTAKKQRIASHTHIKGLGLEANGNAISLAAGFVGQVEAREAAGLIVDMIKQKKMAGRALLLAGPPGTGKTALALGICQELGSKVPFCPMVGSEVYSSEVKKTEVLMENFRRAIGLRIKENKEVYEGEVTELSPEETESVTGGYGKSISHVIIGLKTVKGTKQLKLDPTIYDALIKEKVAVGDVIYIEANSGAVKRVGRSDAFATEFDLEAEEYVPLPKGEVHKKKEIVQDVTLHDLDAANARPEGGQDILSLMGQMMKPRKTEITEKLRQEINKVVNRYIDEGVAELVPGVLFIDEVHMLDMECFSYLNRALESSLSPIVIFATNRGICNVRGTDMNSPHGIPLDLLDRLVIVRTQVYGPAEMIQILAIRAQVEELVLDEDSLAHLGEIARETSLRHAVQLLSPASIVAKMNGRDSISKADVEEVKELYLDAKSSAKLLQEQQEKYIT; from the exons ATGGATAAAATGAACATAGAAGAAGTTCAATCTACTGCCAAGAAGCAGCGAATCGCATCCCACACTCACATTAAAGGCCTTGGTCTTGAG GCAAATGGAAATGCAATATCTTTGGCTGCTGGCTTTGTGGGACAAGTGGAAGCAAGAGAAGCTGCTGGTCTTATTGTTGATATGATTAAGCAGAAGAAGATGGCTGGTCGTGCACTCTTACTGGCTGGTCCTCCTGGCACGGGGAAGACTGCACTGGCCCTTGGAATATGCCAGGAGCTTGGGAGCAAG GTCCCATTTTGCCCAATGGTTGGTTCAGAAGTATACTCATCAGAAGTAAAGAAAACTGAAGTTCTAATGGAAAATTTCCGAAGGGCTATTGGTCTACGTATCAAGGAAAATAAAGAGGTCTATGAAGGAGAG GTAACTGAACTCTCCCCAGAAGAAACTGAGAGTGTGACAGGTGGCTATGGTAAAAGCATCAGCCATGTGATCATTGGATTAAAAACTGTCAAAGGAACCAAGCAGCTGAAGTTGGACCCCACTATTTATGATGCTTTGATCAAGGAAAAA GTAGCTGTTGGAGATGTTATCTATATTGAGGCAAATAGTGGTGCAGTCAAAAGGGTCGGAAGGAGTGATGCTTTTGCTACTGAATTTGACCTTGAAGCAGAAGAGTATGTTCCACTTCCTAAAGGGGAGGTTcacaaaaagaaagagatagtTCAG GATGTAACACTGCATGATCTGGATGCTGCAAATGCGAGGCCTGAAGGTGGACaagatatattatctttaatggGTCAGATGATGAAGCCGAGGAAAACAGAAATCACTGAAAAACTACGACAAGAAATAAATAAG GTTGTTAATCGGTATATTGATGAAGGTGTGGCAGAGCTTGTTCCTGGAGTTCTATTCATTGATGAG GTTCACATGTTAGACATGGAGTGCTTTTCGTACTTGAATCGTGCTTTAGAGAGCTCACTATCTCCAATCGTAATTTTTGCTACAAATAGAGGAATATGTAACGTACG AGGAACTGATATGAATAGTCCTCATGGCATTCCTCTCGATTTGTTGGACCGATTGGTGATCGTCCGAACGCAGGTTTATGGTCCTGCTGAGATGATTCAG ATTTTAGCAATTCGAGCACAGGTTGAGGAACTTGTTTTGGATGAAGATAGTCTGGCACACCTTGGAGAGATTGCGAGAGAGACATCCCTAAG GCATGCAGTGCAGCTGTTATCACCTGCGAGCATTGTAGCAAAAATGAATGGGCGAGACAGTATTTCGAAG GCGGATGTTGAGGAAGTGAAAGAATTATATTTGGATGCCAAGTCTTCAGCAAAGCTTCTTCAAGAGCAACAGGAAAAATACATTACATGA
- the LOC123209800 gene encoding uncharacterized protein LOC123209800 isoform X2: MQTLSRFGSLTNNTHYFHFPRFLPISHTQNQLFKKTSESFALRTSAPSVSEVAEDDVLQMFLKERELNGDFISKVSDLFWQRGVANAKYVDADTVYVADTPQQAEQVVETGNDDGFLKLSKTREWLLGDNSAPINKKPSAKALRDDRERRKKLNLLEYEAAAFSYAVGVFFSCLYLQLLYQHADSLSKEMVPQIFLQKKSKKIGIRSEDLQNFVERSIKGTGVALSSPRLVIPAAIYGLWVLSHRYFVNDFFDFQLVPAMVGMFVYKAAALVQVYRDNEDLQFVFPENDGTSD, translated from the exons ATGCAGACCCTTTCCCGATTTGGTTCCTTAACCAACAATACCCATTATTTTCACTTTCCGAGATTCCTTCCAATTTCTCACACCCAGAACCAACTTTTCAAGAAAACTTCAGAATCCTTTGCATTAAGAACAAGCGCTCCTTCAG TTAGCGAAGTTGCAGAAGATGACGTTTTGCAAATGTTCCTCAAGGAAAGAGAGTTGAATGGAGATTTTATTTCCAAAGTTTCTGATTTATTTTGGCAAAGAGGGGTTGCTAATGCCAAATATGTTGACGCTGATACAGTGTATGTCGCTGACACCCCGCAACAGGCTGAGCAG GTTGTGGAAACTGGTAATGATGATGGTTTTTTGAAACTGTCAAAAACCCGTGAATGGCTATTAGGTGACAACTCTGCtccaattaataaaaaaccCAGCGCTAAG GCTCTCCGGGATGACAGAGAAAGAAGGAAGAAACTGAACCTTCTTGAATATGAAGCT GCTGCTTTTAGCTATGCTGTTGGAGTATTTTTCAG TTGCTTATACCTTCAACTCTTATACCAACATGCAGACAGTCTGTCCAAGGAAATGGTTCCCCAGATTTTCTTGCAAAAGAAGTCCAAGAA AATTGGAATAAGAAGTGAGGACCTTCAAAACTTTGTCGAAAGATCGATTAAAGGAACTGGTGTCGCACTTTCATCTCCAAGGCTTGTGATCCCAGCTGCAATATATGGTTTATGGGTTCTGTCTCATCGGTATTTTGTAAATGACTTTTTTGATTTCCAG CTTGTTCCTGCCATGGTTGGGATGTTTGTGTATAAGGCAGCTGCTCTCGTTCAAGTTTACAGAGACAATGAAGACTTGCAATTTGTCTTTCCAGAAAATGATGGCACAAGTGACTGA
- the LOC123209800 gene encoding uncharacterized protein LOC123209800 isoform X1, with protein MQTLSRFGSLTNNTHYFHFPRFLPISHTQNQLFKKTSESFALRTSAPSVSEVAEDDVLQMFLKERELNGDFISKVSDLFWQRGVANAKYVDADTVYVADTPQQAEQVVETGNDDGFLKLSKTREWLLGDNSAPINKKPSAKALRDDRERRKKLNLLEYEALKRELMLLSVGIGTACSGYCLIALSVQAAFSYAVGVFFSCLYLQLLYQHADSLSKEMVPQIFLQKKSKKIGIRSEDLQNFVERSIKGTGVALSSPRLVIPAAIYGLWVLSHRYFVNDFFDFQLVPAMVGMFVYKAAALVQVYRDNEDLQFVFPENDGTSD; from the exons ATGCAGACCCTTTCCCGATTTGGTTCCTTAACCAACAATACCCATTATTTTCACTTTCCGAGATTCCTTCCAATTTCTCACACCCAGAACCAACTTTTCAAGAAAACTTCAGAATCCTTTGCATTAAGAACAAGCGCTCCTTCAG TTAGCGAAGTTGCAGAAGATGACGTTTTGCAAATGTTCCTCAAGGAAAGAGAGTTGAATGGAGATTTTATTTCCAAAGTTTCTGATTTATTTTGGCAAAGAGGGGTTGCTAATGCCAAATATGTTGACGCTGATACAGTGTATGTCGCTGACACCCCGCAACAGGCTGAGCAG GTTGTGGAAACTGGTAATGATGATGGTTTTTTGAAACTGTCAAAAACCCGTGAATGGCTATTAGGTGACAACTCTGCtccaattaataaaaaaccCAGCGCTAAG GCTCTCCGGGATGACAGAGAAAGAAGGAAGAAACTGAACCTTCTTGAATATGAAGCT CTCAAAAGAGAACTTATGCTTTTATCAGTTGGCATTGGGACTGCATGTAGTGGGTATTGTTTGATAGCTTTATCAGTTCAG GCTGCTTTTAGCTATGCTGTTGGAGTATTTTTCAG TTGCTTATACCTTCAACTCTTATACCAACATGCAGACAGTCTGTCCAAGGAAATGGTTCCCCAGATTTTCTTGCAAAAGAAGTCCAAGAA AATTGGAATAAGAAGTGAGGACCTTCAAAACTTTGTCGAAAGATCGATTAAAGGAACTGGTGTCGCACTTTCATCTCCAAGGCTTGTGATCCCAGCTGCAATATATGGTTTATGGGTTCTGTCTCATCGGTATTTTGTAAATGACTTTTTTGATTTCCAG CTTGTTCCTGCCATGGTTGGGATGTTTGTGTATAAGGCAGCTGCTCTCGTTCAAGTTTACAGAGACAATGAAGACTTGCAATTTGTCTTTCCAGAAAATGATGGCACAAGTGACTGA